DNA sequence from the Pomacea canaliculata isolate SZHN2017 linkage group LG7, ASM307304v1, whole genome shotgun sequence genome:
AACTCTCTGTTATGGCCATCATGGTTAATAATAAGTAGTTTCGATCATTTTAATTAGTTAACTTGAATGAGTGAACGCTATTCATTGAGAAGTGCATGTGTCCCGAGACAAAATTTAAGTTCATTGTAACAAGTTCTGGTCAAAGAAAAGTAACTCTTGTCACCTTACAAATAAAACCACTATAGATTACTTCCCCTGCCTAGTGCATAGTCTTGTTATTGCATTTCACATTTGACACAATGTAGAgctcaaatgttttattaaaaagtttgtaaaattttaaaataataatgtatgcAAAATAAGTTTGAAACAGAGCTTAGCACAgaccctatatatatatatttttttcatttaaagaataATTATCCAACGCTTTGTGGTAAGCCTCCTTCAAATACAGGGTTTGCTTTCCTTAGatttaaacaacaaattattttttcaaaaatacagtTGGACAAGATTTTACAATTAAGTAAAATTTTGACAAGCACACATGTATAGGTTTACACATTTGTTGGTGTGATGCCCATGTTTTTCAGGTGTAACAGGCtgttacatacttttttttattttggaatctTACAGCTTCATTTGCTTGGCATTTAGATGTTTCTCTCGCAAGGGGCAACCCACGTTACCACACGGGAGTTGATTACATCCTCACCCGTCTACCCACCATAAAAGATTGCGAGGAGATGAAAGAGCGAACGTTGTAACATAATCTAAGGTTTAATTTCTTTCACTTCCCTGgagttctcattaaaaaaaatcacatttagaACTACATCTCTATGCTGACTATGTAGTGTGTTGCCACTGATAACAATCCCGACATCCTGCGCTATATCCTCACATTCGTTTCCGGGTCAGTGACCATAATCACACACACCATATTAGTCTAAATGATCCAACTCTTTCAGTGGAGGAAGATGTTTAAATGAGCTGTTGATACcataaaaggaaaactaataaaatacattaagTGTTAGACCATAACTTGTCAAGAACTCTCGTCTATTGAAGCAAAAGTGTACCAAGGACTAATGAATAGCAGGTTACATACAACTGAGAAGGTGGTAGATTCTAGCAATCTTACATACCATATACTCGACCTTTTTCTGAAAGGAAGTAAGTGGACAGAAGagatgacagaaagaaatggtTTAACATGGCTGCCTGTAGACATCAACAGGAGTGTAGAAGAAAGATGTAGAGAAATGTTTACCGGTCTTTGGCCCTCCGTCCTGTTTACTGCAGCAGAGGTTGCTGTAGGTGTTCCAGGAAACCTTCTGGTCTTCTTTGTCTACCTGAAACCTTTAGGTGCCAGTTCCACCCGGGtgttcatcctggccatggccGTGTGCGACTTGCTGTGTAACATCGTCAGTATGCCGTTGATCATTTTTCATCTGAGATATTTCTTTAACTCTGTTGATAATCCAACCTGCAAATTCATGCAATTTTCGTGGAGATTTCCAACATTCGTGTCCGTCGGGTTGCTGGTGTGTGTGGCCATTGATCGTCATCGTcgcatttgttttcctttcaagACTCAGATGAGGGAGCGCCAAGCGATGATCATAATGCTGGTCACATTAGTTCTTGTTTGTCTGCTTATTTTGccttttgtgtttatttacggTCAGAATCGAAGGAAATATAACGGGGCTGTTGCATGCGATATTGAAGAAGAAGATGTGCAGTCACCATGGAGAACACTCACTACCATCTTACTGACATTATTCTTTCTGACAGCACTTACTACTCTTGCAGGATGCTACATCCATATCACTTACAAAGTTcgagaattaaaaaga
Encoded proteins:
- the LOC112567564 gene encoding D(2) dopamine receptor B-like, which translates into the protein MNSRLHTTEKVVDSSNLTYHILDLFLKGSKWTEEMTERNGLTWLPVDINRSVEERCREMFTGLWPSVLFTAAEVAVGVPGNLLVFFVYLKPLGASSTRVFILAMAVCDLLCNIVSMPLIIFHLRYFFNSVDNPTCKFMQFSWRFPTFVSVGLLVCVAIDRHRRICFPFKTQMRERQAMIIMLVTLVLVCLLILPFVFIYGQNRRKYNGAVACDIEEEDVQSPWRTLTTILLTLFFLTALTTLAGCYIHITYKVRELKRNRQRTDISQKDEDNRDQQPRIDNPCSDSREKHSTCESQSDAKKCDSNISSDMREWSRCASLQMLDAIEETVTTEYLPPLEVSSVSPVSWAVGSTVVESQASNNLTVESTSGDKNTLRMTKNNRENYKTRRSPKKHGWQKQTRFSKTTLMMLVLTLTTIVNFLPSIIIEVQELDCPAYMDNLVRLNFCFVAYFFAYLNSVINPFIYSFCNPKFRLQCRLFILSLYNRIASGIRCCSAK